In the Chromatiaceae bacterium genome, one interval contains:
- a CDS encoding response regulator, producing the protein MNDGLAILQRRFERERRARKQAEQLLEEKSLALYRSNEQLQILTREQAASLEVLRSTANALLASVGLQTADYEHNDMADLTRVVSEIVQDRERLRRDIERQMFAINQHAIVSIADADGSIVYANELLCEISGYEREELIGQNHRLVNSGVQAPTFFSDLWHTISHGQVWHGEICNRAKHGSLYWVSATIVPFVDEAGHPEQYVSISTDITLQKHMQEEVRDSRLFLQSLTESLGEGVYALDQHGYCSFLNREAAHLLGWSLVELSMTPFHEAVQLTDAVGNALYGTDDIVAELLRDKREYRSEYDTFTAKDGRLFPVTITIVPLIQDDEANGVVAIFKDITDRRQTEDRLREATRRAEEASRAKSEFLANMSHEIRTPMNAIIGMSHLALQTELTGRQRNYIEKVHRSADSLLGLINDILDLSKIEAGKLDIESVPFRLQTLFDDLANTLGFKAEEKGLQLLFDVGYDVPQTIVGDQLRINQVLMNLCNNAIKFTHAGEVVVAVNVGRRSAGQVTLVFAVRDTGIGITAEQQEKLFQSFSQADATTTRRFGGTGLGLAISKRLVEMMGGEISAQSVTGKGSTFSVELTFDTVPGNAGPEVYDVQRIKLQDMRCLLIDDSSSARVIFSSMLENLGVHVDAVKDAFAANARLSTATRSGRYDFLLVDWKIPGVDGIEFLRGQQSVMGADMPPVIMTTSYGREELEEALATAGLDVAAVAPKPVTPGDLREAVCRAVGRNPAAEPPDLPHTPRSGLDTATERLRGARILLVEDNEFNQELAQTLLTNEQIEVVVAANGQEALDILEEQAFDGVLMDLQMPIMDGYTATRAIRQQARFSKLPIIAMTANVLKQDLTEATAAGMNDHIAKPINVHDMFVIMAKWIHPQTQSGSASRAADENTGGHGDALDGLTGLDVRSGLIRLGGNREIYLRLLHKFVENQSGAVRDAVAAVAAGNDGEALRVLHTLKGAAGTIGATRLQQLAADAEGRMRADPPYAPAEHDTLQHELELVVEQLRGLPVSLAQKVPSPAYSAVETKQLIDRLLQQLAAFDTAAEGTFERLMQIAGDQLSHTKLVQVQNAIRRYDYETAHASARELAVSA; encoded by the coding sequence ATGAACGACGGATTGGCGATTCTGCAGCGGCGCTTCGAGCGCGAACGCCGAGCCCGGAAACAGGCCGAGCAACTGCTCGAGGAAAAGAGTCTCGCCCTCTACCGGTCCAATGAACAGCTGCAGATCCTGACACGTGAACAGGCCGCCAGCCTGGAGGTGCTACGCAGCACCGCCAACGCGCTGCTCGCCAGCGTCGGCTTGCAGACTGCGGACTACGAGCACAACGACATGGCGGACCTCACGCGTGTGGTCAGCGAGATCGTGCAGGACCGCGAACGCCTGAGACGTGACATCGAACGGCAGATGTTCGCAATCAACCAGCATGCCATCGTGAGCATCGCGGACGCGGACGGAAGCATCGTGTACGCGAACGAACTGCTGTGCGAGATCAGCGGCTACGAGCGAGAGGAGCTGATCGGCCAGAACCATCGTCTCGTCAACTCGGGCGTCCAGGCACCCACCTTCTTCTCGGATCTGTGGCACACGATCAGCCACGGACAGGTGTGGCACGGAGAGATCTGCAACCGCGCCAAGCACGGCAGCCTGTACTGGGTCTCGGCAACGATAGTCCCATTCGTCGACGAAGCCGGCCATCCCGAGCAGTACGTATCGATCAGTACCGACATCACCTTGCAGAAACATATGCAAGAGGAGGTCCGCGACAGTCGATTGTTCCTGCAGAGCCTAACGGAATCTCTGGGCGAGGGCGTATACGCACTGGACCAGCACGGATACTGCAGCTTTCTCAACCGCGAAGCGGCGCACCTGCTCGGTTGGTCGTTGGTGGAACTGTCGATGACGCCATTTCACGAAGCCGTACAGCTGACCGACGCGGTCGGCAACGCCCTGTATGGCACCGACGATATCGTGGCGGAGCTGCTTCGCGACAAACGGGAGTACCGCTCCGAGTATGACACTTTCACCGCAAAGGATGGCCGCCTGTTCCCGGTCACGATCACGATAGTTCCGCTGATCCAGGACGACGAGGCGAACGGCGTCGTAGCGATCTTCAAGGACATCACCGACCGAAGGCAGACGGAAGACCGGCTGCGTGAAGCAACGCGCCGCGCGGAAGAGGCTAGCCGTGCGAAATCGGAATTCCTCGCCAACATGAGCCACGAGATACGTACGCCGATGAACGCGATCATCGGAATGTCACATCTGGCACTGCAGACCGAACTCACCGGGCGACAACGCAACTACATCGAGAAGGTACACCGCTCGGCGGACTCGCTACTCGGCCTGATCAACGACATCCTCGATCTTTCCAAGATCGAAGCGGGCAAACTGGACATCGAGTCAGTGCCGTTTCGCCTGCAGACGCTGTTCGACGATCTTGCCAATACGCTGGGATTCAAGGCCGAAGAGAAAGGTCTCCAACTGTTGTTCGACGTTGGTTACGACGTGCCCCAGACGATCGTTGGCGATCAACTACGCATCAATCAGGTATTGATGAATCTCTGCAACAACGCGATCAAGTTTACGCATGCCGGCGAGGTGGTGGTGGCTGTCAACGTCGGGCGTCGGAGTGCTGGCCAGGTCACGTTGGTCTTTGCTGTACGCGACACCGGAATCGGCATTACGGCGGAGCAACAGGAAAAGCTTTTTCAGTCGTTCTCTCAAGCCGATGCGACGACCACGCGTCGGTTCGGCGGAACCGGCCTCGGGCTTGCAATCAGCAAGCGCCTGGTCGAGATGATGGGTGGGGAGATTTCAGCCCAAAGCGTTACCGGCAAGGGAAGCACCTTCAGCGTCGAACTGACATTCGACACGGTTCCCGGGAATGCCGGCCCCGAGGTATACGATGTGCAAAGGATCAAGCTGCAGGACATGCGATGTCTTCTGATCGACGACAGCTCCAGCGCGCGAGTGATCTTCTCGTCGATGCTGGAGAACCTCGGCGTGCATGTCGATGCAGTGAAAGACGCCTTCGCGGCAAACGCCCGCCTGTCCACCGCAACACGAAGTGGCAGATACGACTTCCTGCTGGTCGATTGGAAGATACCCGGCGTCGACGGCATCGAGTTCCTACGCGGCCAGCAGTCGGTAATGGGCGCAGACATGCCCCCCGTGATCATGACCACGTCCTATGGCCGAGAGGAACTCGAGGAAGCACTCGCCACAGCCGGTCTGGATGTCGCCGCAGTGGCGCCAAAACCGGTCACGCCGGGCGACCTGAGGGAGGCGGTCTGCCGTGCCGTCGGGCGCAATCCCGCTGCCGAGCCCCCGGACCTCCCGCACACTCCGCGGAGCGGTCTGGACACCGCGACCGAACGCCTGCGCGGCGCACGGATCCTGCTGGTCGAAGACAACGAATTCAACCAGGAGCTCGCACAAACCCTGCTGACAAACGAACAGATCGAGGTCGTGGTCGCCGCGAACGGCCAGGAGGCGCTCGATATCCTCGAAGAGCAGGCCTTCGACGGCGTGCTGATGGACCTGCAGATGCCGATCATGGACGGATACACGGCGACCCGGGCGATTCGACAGCAGGCGCGTTTCTCCAAACTCCCGATCATCGCGATGACTGCAAACGTACTCAAACAAGACCTTACCGAAGCGACCGCAGCCGGAATGAATGACCACATTGCCAAACCGATCAACGTGCATGACATGTTCGTGATCATGGCGAAATGGATCCACCCGCAGACGCAATCCGGCTCGGCAAGCCGCGCTGCCGACGAAAACACCGGAGGCCACGGCGATGCACTGGATGGCCTGACCGGCCTGGATGTCCGATCCGGCCTGATACGTCTTGGCGGGAATCGTGAGATCTATCTGCGCCTGTTGCACAAATTCGTGGAGAACCAGTCTGGCGCGGTGCGCGATGCCGTCGCCGCAGTTGCGGCCGGCAACGATGGCGAGGCGTTACGCGTGTTGCACACGCTGAAGGGTGCCGCGGGGACCATCGGTGCCACCCGGTTGCAACAACTCGCGGCCGATGCCGAAGGTCGGATGCGCGCTGATCCACCGTATGCACCCGCCGAACACGACACCCTGCAGCACGAACTCGAACTGGTGGTCGAGCAACTTCGTGGCCTGCCCGTGTCCCTTGCCCAGAAAGTTCCCTCACCGGCCTACTCGGCTGTCGAGACAAAACAACTGATCGACCGGCTGCTACAGCAGCTCGCCGCATTCGACACCGCAGCCGAAGGGACTTTCGAGCGCCTGATGCAGATTGCCGGCGACCAGCTGTCGCACACCAAGCTGGTCCAGGTGCAGAACGCGATCCGCCGCTATGACTACGAAACGGCACACGCGTCGGCACGGGAACTGGCGGTGTCCGCATGA
- a CDS encoding fused response regulator/phosphatase: MNQTMDANTGEARRKILAIDDSPEVLDTIHAALQGEFQLLATISAHQGVEIARRQHPDLILLDVVMDHDDGFAVCQQLKNDSATRDIPVIFVTSLDSSGDELRGFAAGAVDFVSKPIVPVTLRARVRSHIELSVARKALHTANDQMAQERKLIAEIVLSMLNDDQFHAENITWSSHSCDTAGGDLVLSALRPNGDQHILLGDFTGHGLSAAVGTPLVAHLFYSLTAADQPFEDILVEINNVLVRRLPLRCFMASAAVRITSPASAAEVWSFGNPDLLHRDSAGHWSQLSSWELPMGIQSTAQRYEARQLSLDARETLYLLTDGPIEAVCKDDSMFGIARVREALERHAQRVEAVIDEIVSQAADPHRLDDLTILKIDGFGGPDGG, encoded by the coding sequence ATGAACCAGACGATGGACGCAAACACCGGTGAAGCACGGCGAAAGATACTGGCCATCGACGACTCGCCAGAAGTGCTGGACACGATACACGCGGCATTGCAGGGGGAGTTCCAGCTGCTGGCGACGATCAGCGCCCACCAGGGCGTCGAAATTGCCCGCCGCCAGCACCCGGACCTGATCCTGCTGGATGTGGTCATGGACCACGATGACGGTTTCGCCGTATGCCAACAGCTCAAGAACGATTCGGCGACGCGCGACATCCCCGTGATCTTTGTAACCAGCCTCGACAGCTCCGGCGACGAGCTGCGGGGATTTGCCGCCGGCGCGGTGGACTTCGTCTCCAAACCGATCGTACCGGTCACGCTGCGCGCCCGTGTTCGTTCGCATATCGAACTATCGGTGGCACGCAAAGCACTGCACACGGCAAACGACCAGATGGCCCAGGAACGCAAACTGATTGCCGAGATCGTGCTGAGCATGCTCAACGACGATCAGTTCCATGCCGAGAACATAACCTGGTCGAGCCACTCCTGCGACACCGCCGGCGGAGACCTGGTGCTGTCGGCACTCAGACCGAACGGTGACCAGCACATCCTGCTGGGTGATTTCACCGGGCACGGGTTGTCCGCGGCAGTCGGCACACCGCTGGTGGCACATCTGTTCTATTCGCTGACAGCGGCCGATCAGCCGTTCGAGGACATCCTGGTAGAGATCAACAACGTGCTGGTGCGTCGCCTGCCACTGCGCTGCTTCATGGCCTCGGCGGCCGTGCGCATCACCTCACCCGCGTCGGCGGCCGAGGTATGGAGCTTCGGCAACCCGGATCTGTTGCACCGTGATTCCGCGGGACACTGGTCACAGCTGTCTTCCTGGGAGTTGCCGATGGGCATCCAGTCGACGGCACAGCGGTACGAGGCGAGGCAGCTGTCGCTGGACGCCCGCGAGACCCTCTACCTGCTGACCGACGGACCCATCGAGGCGGTCTGCAAGGACGACAGCATGTTCGGCATCGCCCGGGTTCGCGAGGCCCTGGAGCGGCACGCCCAACGCGTCGAGGCGGTGATCGACGAGATCGTGTCGCAGGCAGCGGATCCCCATCGGCTGGATGACCTGACGATACTGAAGATCGACGGTTTTGGTGGGCCTGATGGCGGATAA